The window ATCAAGGAATGAACTGGTTTTCTTGTGCTTGCTTAATTACACTGACCTTCCCTTTGGCAGGGTAATCAAAAACATGTATGGACTTGTACTTTCCATGCTTCTGGACTCCATGACAGCTCTTCGTAACCACAATATGGAAATTGCCGAGGACGTGATCCAGAGAGACGATGACGTAGACCGTTTTTATCTTCTTGCTGTTCGCCAGCTCAATGCTTCACTTGATGATATAGAACTCGCTGAAAAAATAGGGATCAGGAATTCACGAGATTGCCTGGGGTACAGGCTTATTATAAAGAGTATCGAGCGCATAGGAGATCATGCCGTCAAGATAGCGACAAATGTCCTGAAAATGGATTTAGGAGTAAATGCCGATGATCCCATCTTTAAAATGGCTGAACTCTCTCGAAAAGTCTTTGAAAGGTCTATAGACTCGATGCAGGAAGAAGATCTCCGGATTATCAACAAAATTGTCGTGGATGCCAAAAATGTTTCCCAGTTTGGGGTTTCTCTGGATTCACGAGATGATGGAAGTTCACGTAACATTGCAATTAGCATGATCCTGGAGAGCCTGCGAAGGGTAGCCGAATATAGTGCTGATATCGCAGAAGTTTCAATCAATATGAATGTAAAGAAGATCTGAACCTGAAAATTATGGGTTAAGACTCTTTTTTATTTTCAGTCGAATACCCCGCCACCTTGCTGCGGGGATGGAAAACTTCCCCGAGAACCGTTAATGACAATGCGATTTCTCAATTCCATTTTTTTGTTTGTTAAATTCTGCTTGAAATAAATCGTATTAAGGTTACTGTTTTCGTTTACAGAATTTGGAGCGGTGGCGCGAACATACCCCATTGCTTGCCGCGGGGTGCGCCAGCGCAACTTTGATTTTTCACAGTCTCGGAGGACTTTCCAGGTAAACGGGGGTTCCCTGACTGCAATTACCCGAACCTGGGAGGAATTTGGCATAGTGTAGAAAAACGGAACTTATCCGCCTTCCGACGCGTACAAGGTAATTGTGTATAAAGTCAGGGGGCGAAGCCTTACACTAGAAATTTGATTCTCTTTTTTAAAAACAAAACAGTAGGTATATATTCCGTTTAGACCTAAAATATACTTCATACCTTTCTTTTCACACTGTTACCAGGAAAATCACTCAAGAAAAGAAAATCACTCAAGAAAAGAAAATCACTCCAAAAAAAGAAAATCATTCCAGAAAAGAAAACTACTCAAAAATAACCCTACATAGGTTTTATTGACAGGTCAACACTGTCACCAGAGCTCTCCTTCCCAGATTGCCTGAGTTTTATCATTGGTGCTCTTATTTACTTTTTTAATATTTATCAAATACTCGTCTCCTGCGGGTTGCGGTTCTTCAAAAATAGCATCTACTCCAAGCCTTTTGAGGTAATCCTCAAATTCTGTAGCGGTTTTCAGGTCCCTTACCCTGATCCTGACCTCCTCATAGAGCCTCTGACCATTCTTTACACTCTGGATTGCCTCTTTTAGAGGGTTCAGGATGCTTTCCCCAAGTTGCATAAAACGCTTTTTGAACTCGGCTTCATTTTCGTCCCATTCTACCGTCTGAAATCCTTCTCTAACAATTCTGGAGAGCATGTAGTCTCTTCCGGCTTCATTGTAGAACTTGAAGGCATGCCTGAGGTCAGAGCAGTTGCTCTGGGATGAAGTATATTTCAGGGGAGTAAGGGTCATTTCAGGGTCCTTTATAACCACGCCTTCATGTTCTTTTTCCCCAAGTGCCCGGATGATTTTTGCAATTTCTTCAGCTGCCGTTTCCAGGAGAATTTCTCCGAAGTATTGAACTTGCAGCAAGTTATATTTCTCCAGAATCTCGTGTTTTCTGGCTATGGAAAGAGGGTTGCCGCTATTCTTCTCCCGGATATCGAAGATGTAGAACTCAACGGATTCGATGCCATAGATTTCTTTTGGAACATAAGGGTTGTCAGGGCCCAGCATCTCTCCATAAAGTACGAGCTCGGGAAAGTCGTCAAAAAATCTCAGGTCAAGTTTCTCTTTTGCCCTTTCAGTCGTGTAAGGGCAGACATACCCGCTCCGGGTGATTGCAAGTATCTCTCCGTTGACCTGCGCAACCCTTACATT is drawn from Methanosarcina lacustris Z-7289 and contains these coding sequences:
- a CDS encoding phosphate signaling complex PhoU family protein, which encodes MTKEKRKVQFTGNSTYIVSLPIKWARDVGIKAGDTLNLTAMPNKTLLVSSSVVPNESSVLKASIDYLHTESAENNLRIIISHYLAGYDSLRLTTSKGFSAYDRKFIKDSVRQNLIGLELVEESRNELVFLCLLNYTDLPFGRVIKNMYGLVLSMLLDSMTALRNHNMEIAEDVIQRDDDVDRFYLLAVRQLNASLDDIELAEKIGIRNSRDCLGYRLIIKSIERIGDHAVKIATNVLKMDLGVNADDPIFKMAELSRKVFERSIDSMQEEDLRIINKIVVDAKNVSQFGVSLDSRDDGSSRNIAISMILESLRRVAEYSADIAEVSINMNVKKI
- a CDS encoding RNA ligase: MNTEEMGEIDPDFITRLAGYLGFEKEKVQHLFEKNYLARNWGKHEHMLRFDKEISHIEHGTVLYEKGSSFEMIMGFPKIRRAMVLDPTLKKHFSGLEKVTVEEKMNGYNVRVAQVNGEILAITRSGYVCPYTTERAKEKLDLRFFDDFPELVLYGEMLGPDNPYVPKEIYGIESVEFYIFDIREKNSGNPLSIARKHEILEKYNLLQVQYFGEILLETAAEEIAKIIRALGEKEHEGVVIKDPEMTLTPLKYTSSQSNCSDLRHAFKFYNEAGRDYMLSRIVREGFQTVEWDENEAEFKKRFMQLGESILNPLKEAIQSVKNGQRLYEEVRIRVRDLKTATEFEDYLKRLGVDAIFEEPQPAGDEYLINIKKVNKSTNDKTQAIWEGELW